A window of Paenibacillus sp. 19GGS1-52 contains these coding sequences:
- a CDS encoding Ig-like domain-containing protein codes for MKRKISIWTVLILAGDLLLGAGSASVGIGASAVYAAADFGMVTAPTAGATYVSIGSSLRLSFDRQVNPQSGNIIITPQGSSDPFVTIPIGTSGLIGSSKDYEIKWDANLHFTPNMTYTVTVPKGLFKDSAGADSVFTSWSFTTAPEVNTGITASNFMPANNARVDAGTLAQLSLKLNKPLLKGGGSIRLIASADNSTIQEFKIKDGETGVTVLSDASSTTVTLTPTNKLATGTNYYVLIDSYAFKGTDNKTFSGISSSNVWSFSTIGAAAIPMTANPAAGAVGASVTGALQLNFDRPMMPATGNITVSPGTVDDGRTRWLNVNSTAVTGGGSKNILLSPASTANPLLSNTLYTVTIPQGAFYDQDGNVFPTAPYSWSFTTASSTGLGITTLMPADRSESVDINKAFTLTFNRDVIYNSSVAKSITLYKSSGLQLPVTVTQSGTAAGTKEYTINPDNALEYNTTYYIDIAKGAFSEASDPTSIYGGLSGASSWSFRTMALDTTAPLLTTAQLDNNRTIRLKYNEALNSSVALLPSSFTVTVNDEARAIDSSYIQGDSVLVVLSTGVAVGQNIKIGYSGGLRVIKDTSGNAASTFSLRQVTNSVVSALPAPIEGRITGKNLVLNFNDSLKAVSPYAFNQFSVTADGYSLGVNSISSSGGTVNLGLTSEAASGQTVRVSYYAGSYPLQDVFSQNIANFSAFNIRNSNDTTPPVLQYATGTGSTIVLSYNEGMTSANLPMNSQFSVLVGGTPNYVTSVAVSGSEVTLSLQSALTVSQVVTVSYVPGVYGLSDLNGNRAAYINLQPVSVTGSSTTTVPNISGATVTGDELTVTFTKNMQATSSLYVNQFGVRADGSTLGVQSYSISGSVLKIMLSSVVKTGQSVDLSFMSGGGVIQDLNGNALSSFTALYVQNLTGLTTGTGSRPSYLGTLAVSEFGEGYPLLKSDSSSATDDRSVYSQSVKKYNLTADRLSSSYDYLYKVGTSTLAFEVPSTELAAYVTIPLKPLLDAVNRNSKAKLAIRYGDSLYSVALGDIDMNGLAASLIADSNNISLVFRMEKVPTGTFTPLEQKLQAQGLQSVTSLVDFRLTAMITGNTSSAKVLSVPGEYTVRTTSTLNSPQTSIARLELTYNDAAYLPTKISTQGSYTILRARTVGNQVVGSFLSTRTFTDMSKHWSNTIVAELAAKNIIDSSYGNTFKPEQKITRAEFAVMLSRGLGLQGDRDTAQRFRDIQPSTQTGDYIGAAAKAGIITGNTDATFRPNENITREQLAIMMIRAMEYTKNPITLSGTSASALTAFKDKSKIQSQSAEFVAKAVQSGIILGMTTTEFQPQGNATRAQAAVMLQRMLDKADYL; via the coding sequence ATGAAAAGAAAAATTTCAATATGGACGGTGCTCATTCTGGCTGGAGATTTGTTACTAGGGGCAGGAAGTGCTTCTGTCGGAATTGGCGCATCCGCAGTATATGCTGCAGCTGACTTTGGCATGGTAACCGCACCAACTGCAGGTGCAACCTATGTGAGTATAGGCTCATCTCTTAGATTGAGCTTTGATCGGCAGGTAAATCCGCAATCTGGGAATATTATTATTACCCCACAAGGCTCCAGTGATCCGTTTGTAACTATTCCTATTGGCACCTCGGGATTAATTGGCAGTTCCAAAGACTATGAAATTAAGTGGGATGCTAATCTGCATTTCACACCCAATATGACATATACCGTAACCGTACCGAAGGGCTTATTCAAGGATAGTGCAGGGGCTGATTCTGTATTCACAAGCTGGTCTTTTACTACCGCACCGGAGGTCAATACAGGAATAACAGCGAGTAATTTCATGCCTGCTAATAATGCCCGGGTAGATGCGGGAACTTTAGCTCAGCTCAGCTTGAAACTGAATAAACCTTTGCTAAAGGGCGGAGGTTCCATCCGACTTATTGCTTCTGCTGATAATTCTACTATTCAGGAATTTAAAATTAAAGATGGCGAGACTGGTGTTACTGTGTTGAGTGACGCGTCCTCAACAACCGTTACTTTGACTCCGACAAATAAATTAGCGACCGGAACTAATTATTATGTACTTATTGATTCATACGCCTTCAAGGGTACAGACAATAAGACCTTCTCAGGCATATCCAGTAGTAATGTGTGGAGCTTCTCCACTATAGGTGCAGCAGCTATCCCAATGACGGCAAATCCGGCAGCAGGAGCAGTAGGTGCATCTGTTACTGGAGCGTTACAGCTTAACTTTGATCGTCCTATGATGCCAGCAACAGGAAATATTACTGTATCACCAGGTACTGTAGATGATGGGAGGACACGATGGCTCAATGTGAATTCCACAGCAGTAACGGGTGGTGGGAGTAAGAATATTCTGCTGTCTCCGGCATCGACGGCAAACCCACTTCTCAGTAATACCTTATATACGGTTACTATTCCACAGGGGGCATTTTACGACCAGGATGGAAATGTGTTTCCTACTGCACCTTATTCGTGGAGCTTCACCACGGCGTCCTCGACGGGTCTTGGAATAACTACGTTGATGCCTGCAGACCGAAGTGAGTCCGTGGATATCAACAAAGCTTTTACCCTTACCTTTAACCGAGATGTAATTTATAATAGCTCTGTTGCAAAAAGCATTACACTCTACAAAAGCAGCGGGCTACAGCTTCCTGTAACCGTAACACAGAGTGGGACTGCGGCTGGAACAAAAGAATATACGATAAATCCTGACAATGCACTTGAATATAATACTACCTATTACATTGATATTGCTAAAGGCGCCTTCTCGGAAGCAAGTGATCCCACTTCTATTTATGGTGGACTAAGTGGTGCTAGTTCATGGAGCTTCCGTACAATGGCTCTAGATACAACAGCACCCTTACTCACAACAGCACAACTGGATAATAATAGGACGATACGCTTGAAATATAATGAAGCTCTTAATTCGTCGGTAGCGCTGCTGCCTTCAAGCTTTACGGTTACGGTGAACGATGAAGCTCGTGCCATTGATAGTAGTTACATTCAGGGAGATAGTGTCTTAGTGGTGCTAAGCACAGGTGTCGCGGTAGGTCAGAATATTAAAATCGGGTATTCAGGCGGTCTGCGAGTCATTAAGGATACTAGCGGTAATGCAGCAAGCACTTTTTCACTTCGACAGGTGACTAATTCTGTAGTGTCTGCACTTCCTGCTCCTATAGAGGGCAGAATTACTGGCAAGAACCTAGTCTTGAATTTCAATGATTCACTAAAAGCAGTCTCTCCATATGCGTTCAATCAATTCTCCGTGACGGCGGATGGTTATTCACTTGGGGTTAATTCTATTAGTTCCAGTGGAGGAACTGTTAATCTGGGATTAACGAGCGAAGCTGCGAGCGGACAGACTGTTCGAGTATCCTATTATGCAGGGTCCTATCCACTACAGGATGTTTTTAGCCAGAATATAGCCAACTTTAGCGCTTTCAATATTCGTAACAGCAATGATACGACTCCACCTGTTCTCCAATACGCGACCGGAACCGGAAGTACAATCGTATTATCTTATAATGAAGGAATGACTTCAGCTAATTTACCGATGAACAGTCAATTCTCTGTGCTTGTTGGAGGTACACCTAATTATGTTACTAGTGTAGCAGTGAGTGGTAGCGAGGTTACTTTATCCCTTCAAAGCGCCTTGACGGTGAGTCAAGTGGTTACTGTGTCCTATGTGCCAGGAGTTTATGGGCTTAGCGATCTGAATGGAAACCGTGCGGCATATATTAATCTGCAGCCAGTGTCAGTAACCGGAAGCAGCACAACTACAGTACCTAATATAAGCGGAGCAACAGTTACAGGTGATGAACTAACGGTAACATTCACCAAAAACATGCAGGCCACTTCTTCCTTATATGTTAATCAGTTTGGAGTTCGAGCGGATGGCAGCACTCTTGGCGTCCAGTCCTATTCTATTTCGGGTAGTGTACTGAAGATAATGCTATCTTCAGTAGTGAAGACGGGACAGAGTGTCGACTTGTCGTTTATGTCTGGTGGGGGAGTCATTCAGGATCTGAACGGCAATGCGCTGTCTTCTTTCACTGCACTTTATGTTCAGAATCTTACAGGATTAACTACAGGAACTGGTAGCCGGCCATCTTATTTGGGAACATTGGCAGTGAGTGAGTTTGGAGAAGGATATCCACTTTTAAAAAGTGATTCTTCGAGTGCAACAGATGATCGATCCGTATACAGCCAGTCTGTAAAAAAATATAACCTGACTGCTGATCGTTTAAGCTCCAGTTATGATTATCTATATAAAGTGGGTACATCCACATTAGCCTTTGAAGTGCCTTCCACAGAACTAGCGGCTTATGTGACTATACCGCTGAAACCACTACTTGATGCTGTAAATCGCAACAGCAAGGCTAAACTGGCAATACGCTATGGGGATAGCCTGTATAGTGTGGCTCTAGGTGATATCGATATGAATGGACTAGCCGCCAGTTTAATTGCGGACAGCAATAATATTTCGCTTGTATTCCGCATGGAAAAGGTTCCAACAGGGACCTTCACCCCACTGGAGCAAAAGCTGCAAGCGCAAGGCTTGCAGAGTGTGACTAGTCTTGTTGATTTTCGTCTGACAGCCATGATCACTGGGAACACTTCTAGTGCAAAAGTGCTGAGTGTACCTGGAGAGTATACCGTCCGCACTACTTCTACTTTGAATAGTCCGCAAACTTCAATTGCCCGGCTGGAGCTGACTTATAATGATGCAGCTTATCTTCCTACAAAAATCAGTACGCAAGGTAGCTATACTATACTACGCGCTCGTACGGTCGGAAATCAGGTCGTAGGATCATTTTTGTCAACGCGGACCTTTACAGATATGAGTAAACATTGGAGTAATACCATTGTTGCAGAGCTTGCCGCCAAGAATATTATTGATAGTAGTTATGGCAATACGTTCAAGCCAGAGCAAAAGATCACCCGAGCGGAGTTTGCTGTTATGCTCAGCCGAGGCCTCGGACTGCAAGGTGACCGTGATACTGCACAACGCTTCAGGGATATACAACCCTCAACGCAAACAGGGGATTACATTGGAGCGGCGGCCAAAGCGGGTATTATCACTGGGAATACAGATGCTACCTTCCGCCCCAATGAGAATATAACTCGTGAGCAACTGGCCATTATGATGATTCGGGCGATGGAATACACCAAAAATCCGATTACATTAAGTGGTACGTCAGCATCTGCACTAACAGCTTTCAAGGATAAATCCAAAATCCAGAGTCAGAGTGCTGAGTTTGTTGCCAAAGCTGTACAATCAGGTATTATTCTTGGCATGACAACGACAGAATTTCAACCACAAGGAAACGCCACCCGTGCTCAAGCTGCTGTTATGCTGCAAAGAATGTTAGACAAAGCAGATTATTTATAG
- a CDS encoding response regulator transcription factor: MENQSLGKSPIKVLLADDHQLFREGLKRILNMEDDIEVIGECGDGIQVLEFCNGNKPDIVLMDINMPIENGVEATQKLREMFPDVKVIILSIHDDESYVFETLRKGANGYLLKDMEAESLINAIRSVHEGHAFIHPKVTGKLINQLRRMTYLNETGAMTETPVKEAGVKFVAGDNNPLTRREAEVLRLMAEGKSNKMIGEHLFISEKTVKNHVSSILQKMEVDDRTQAVINSIKFGWVTL, encoded by the coding sequence ATGGAGAATCAAAGTTTAGGAAAATCGCCTATTAAAGTGCTTTTGGCTGATGATCATCAACTGTTTCGTGAAGGACTCAAACGCATTTTGAATATGGAGGATGATATTGAGGTCATCGGTGAGTGTGGCGACGGTATACAGGTACTGGAGTTCTGTAATGGGAATAAACCTGATATTGTTCTGATGGACATTAATATGCCTATTGAGAATGGTGTAGAGGCCACTCAAAAGCTCCGGGAAATGTTCCCCGATGTTAAAGTAATTATTTTGTCGATTCACGATGATGAGAGTTATGTCTTCGAAACACTGCGTAAAGGTGCTAATGGATATTTACTGAAGGACATGGAGGCGGAGTCACTCATCAATGCGATTCGTTCAGTCCATGAGGGACATGCTTTTATTCATCCTAAGGTTACCGGCAAGCTAATTAACCAGTTGCGGCGCATGACCTATCTTAACGAAACGGGTGCTATGACCGAGACTCCGGTTAAAGAAGCTGGTGTTAAATTCGTAGCGGGTGACAATAATCCTTTGACTCGCCGCGAAGCAGAGGTACTGCGGTTGATGGCGGAAGGCAAGAGCAACAAGATGATAGGCGAACACTTATTTATTAGTGAAAAAACCGTCAAGAACCATGTTAGCAGTATTTTGCAAAAAATGGAAGTGGACGATCGTACACAAGCTGTTATCAATTCTATCAAATTTGGCTGGGTAACCCTGTAA
- a CDS encoding glycosyltransferase family A protein, translated as MVAQLIWIAAVYASAVAIIHMLHSREQTRQTPRARKWIHYILITRNHESVVEGYIRALNVCALLTGKRLRMTFMDDSSSDGTLEIVSRMALNGSPIDLAKSMPTLQVDEVLMQQGIVVDLRLSEQQIKLPFMRTTGSRGYGSKRGGR; from the coding sequence ATGGTAGCCCAGTTGATATGGATTGCGGCTGTATATGCATCCGCGGTAGCCATTATTCATATGCTGCATAGCCGGGAGCAGACGCGGCAGACACCGCGAGCCAGAAAGTGGATTCATTATATTCTCATTACCCGTAATCATGAAAGTGTTGTGGAAGGCTATATCCGAGCACTGAATGTTTGTGCGTTGCTAACAGGAAAGCGATTGCGTATGACCTTTATGGATGATAGCTCAAGTGATGGGACTCTGGAGATTGTATCCAGAATGGCCCTCAACGGCAGCCCTATTGATCTGGCCAAATCCATGCCTACTCTTCAGGTGGATGAAGTCTTGATGCAGCAGGGAATTGTAGTTGACTTGCGATTGTCCGAGCAGCAGATCAAGCTGCCTTTTATGCGGACGACAGGAAGTAGGGGATACGGATCGAAGCGTGGCGGAAGGTAA
- a CDS encoding stalk domain-containing protein: MEKKTREVLREIKTVSAKKWVAASLAGVLWIMPVIGSEGMIQFGQGSSPVASAAASAFTVTKLGEEVITSGAMMMKYKYTTSRSGKQATGLADVIRVDLNNPYVSLDVMTGKGGDLTTRQSTGGMAKETGAVAAVNGDYFNTGGEGVPIGGQVSAGVVVSTPSQLDGMYAFAVTKDRQPVIDEFSFEGTITAADGAQFALSGINKGAYIPEGGTSTYSHANAMYIYTDAWTALERPKNSSTTPTEVLVENGIITQISPNAALPMAVPEGAYILRTHGLAAQFVMAHLAVGQTLTSTTSLRSKTTQQALDPASLQMMIGGHTILVNNGKAATFSRSTSSIGGYRARTALGYSQDGRYVYVITAEKNNNSAGMSLTELQSFMTNIGVWKGLNLDGGGSTTMVDRPLAETTATLTFNTEYGTEQRSIVNGLGVYTSAPQGEVKGITISGNSVLLIGQKATYSLKGYDTYYNPIDVAAGNPAWVSSGGSATVSAGEVTGVKPGTVTLTATSGTASASTKVTVLGGDDLSSMAVGTATAPLIAGASVSVPVTAVTKNGAKITVPDSALKWEFVGFQGNVQAGKLTVDAVNTGVTTGYAIARYNGFSTVVVLSAVAATPWEDFENVSYPVAFTTNVASVQGTAAITAGSAERAGSKVLSLSYDMTAGSGKMYAYAQFNGTTGKSIPAAATSMSLDVMGDMSLNWLRAELVDSSGATVYVDLAKIIDWNGWKSLNLDLSGSGIKFPATLKRLYVVNVEEGQDERAKTGTVAFDNISFTMPSLSSEAGLPKGTASMVIGSKSILVNGTKQAIDVAPIVKNGSTYVPIRYVLDAFGGNAIWNQATKKIMVLRGAKALDLTVNKKEYLLNGKLQSAEVAPLILQGRTLVPLRLVSEQLGLIVKWEQKTKTVTIES, encoded by the coding sequence ATGGAGAAAAAGACTAGAGAAGTATTGCGGGAGATAAAAACAGTATCCGCGAAGAAGTGGGTTGCCGCCTCATTGGCGGGTGTGTTATGGATTATGCCGGTGATCGGCAGTGAGGGTATGATTCAATTCGGGCAAGGATCTTCACCAGTAGCCTCCGCGGCAGCCTCTGCTTTTACGGTAACCAAACTAGGCGAAGAAGTTATTACTTCAGGCGCCATGATGATGAAATATAAATATACAACTTCTCGTTCCGGCAAACAGGCTACCGGATTGGCAGACGTAATCCGTGTAGATCTGAATAATCCATATGTTTCCTTGGATGTTATGACCGGTAAAGGTGGCGATTTGACGACACGCCAGAGTACCGGGGGCATGGCTAAAGAAACCGGGGCAGTTGCTGCAGTAAACGGTGATTATTTTAATACAGGTGGCGAAGGGGTACCTATTGGAGGCCAGGTGTCTGCGGGGGTCGTTGTTTCTACTCCCTCACAGTTGGATGGAATGTATGCTTTTGCCGTAACCAAAGATCGACAGCCTGTTATTGATGAGTTTTCTTTTGAAGGGACGATAACGGCAGCGGACGGTGCTCAGTTTGCCCTTTCCGGGATCAACAAAGGTGCCTATATTCCAGAAGGTGGAACCTCTACGTATAGCCATGCTAACGCGATGTATATCTATACCGATGCCTGGACAGCGCTGGAGCGGCCCAAGAACAGCTCAACTACTCCTACTGAGGTGCTTGTTGAGAATGGAATAATCACCCAGATCTCTCCAAATGCTGCGTTGCCAATGGCTGTTCCTGAGGGCGCTTATATTCTGCGTACACACGGTCTTGCCGCTCAGTTTGTCATGGCACATCTTGCTGTTGGGCAAACGTTGACGAGTACGACTTCGCTGCGCTCCAAAACTACACAGCAAGCGCTGGACCCTGCTAGTCTGCAAATGATGATCGGGGGGCATACCATTCTGGTGAATAATGGAAAAGCGGCAACGTTCTCGCGTTCAACCAGCAGCATTGGCGGCTACCGTGCACGGACAGCACTTGGTTATTCACAGGATGGCCGGTATGTGTATGTTATAACCGCTGAGAAGAATAACAATAGCGCAGGGATGTCGCTGACCGAGCTACAATCCTTTATGACGAACATCGGTGTCTGGAAAGGTTTAAATCTGGATGGTGGCGGCTCTACTACGATGGTTGACCGGCCCCTCGCCGAGACGACCGCAACCCTCACCTTTAATACAGAGTATGGTACGGAACAGCGTAGTATTGTTAACGGACTTGGTGTCTATACATCTGCTCCGCAGGGTGAAGTTAAGGGGATTACAATCAGCGGGAATTCTGTACTTCTGATCGGTCAAAAGGCAACCTATTCATTAAAAGGCTATGATACTTACTATAATCCTATAGATGTAGCAGCGGGAAATCCGGCATGGGTTTCAAGTGGTGGCAGCGCGACTGTAAGCGCAGGGGAAGTGACAGGAGTGAAGCCTGGCACTGTGACTTTGACAGCCACCAGCGGCACGGCTAGCGCTTCGACAAAGGTTACTGTGCTTGGAGGAGATGATCTGAGCAGTATGGCAGTAGGTACAGCTACAGCGCCGTTGATAGCGGGTGCATCTGTCTCTGTTCCTGTAACAGCAGTTACAAAGAATGGGGCGAAGATTACTGTTCCAGATTCTGCACTGAAGTGGGAATTTGTTGGCTTTCAAGGCAATGTACAGGCTGGAAAGCTTACAGTTGACGCCGTGAATACAGGTGTAACGACTGGCTACGCTATTGCCCGTTATAACGGCTTCAGTACTGTGGTTGTTCTATCAGCGGTGGCCGCCACTCCTTGGGAAGATTTCGAGAATGTGAGTTATCCGGTCGCCTTTACTACTAATGTAGCTAGTGTACAAGGGACAGCCGCCATAACGGCTGGCAGTGCTGAACGTGCAGGTTCTAAAGTGCTGTCGCTCAGTTACGATATGACAGCTGGGAGCGGCAAAATGTATGCCTATGCCCAGTTTAATGGTACGACCGGTAAGTCCATTCCAGCAGCGGCTACTTCGATGTCGCTTGATGTGATGGGGGATATGAGTCTGAACTGGCTGCGGGCTGAGCTGGTAGACAGCAGCGGAGCCACCGTTTATGTTGATCTTGCCAAGATCATCGATTGGAACGGCTGGAAGAGTCTTAACCTTGATTTGTCAGGCTCTGGAATCAAATTTCCAGCAACCCTGAAGAGACTCTATGTTGTAAATGTAGAGGAAGGGCAGGATGAACGTGCCAAGACGGGAACGGTCGCCTTTGATAACATTTCATTTACAATGCCTTCCCTTTCCAGTGAAGCAGGGCTTCCAAAAGGCACAGCATCGATGGTCATTGGTTCCAAGTCAATCCTGGTTAATGGTACAAAGCAAGCTATAGACGTAGCGCCAATTGTCAAGAATGGCAGTACGTATGTGCCCATTCGTTACGTACTGGATGCTTTTGGCGGCAATGCAATTTGGAATCAGGCAACTAAGAAGATTATGGTACTGCGCGGAGCTAAAGCGTTGGATCTTACTGTAAACAAGAAGGAATATTTGTTGAATGGTAAGCTCCAAAGTGCAGAAGTAGCGCCTTTAATCCTACAAGGCAGGACTTTAGTACCGCTTAGATTGGTTTCAGAACAGCTAGGATTGATCGTAAAATGGGAACAGAAAACGAAGACCGTAACTATCGAATCGTGA
- a CDS encoding sensor histidine kinase encodes MEFQADAIDRVIKNTIEVMVSSKYQIFEILQVARDELIALTKELQRVLEETDETILKVDKLEMNYHRSRIRLTEVSRDFVRFSEKDIRIAYEKATELQLELMMTREREVYLRSRRDELQLRVRSVENSVERAESIGSQMSVVVEYLSGELGQVTRIVESAKNRQMIGLKIILAQEEERKRIAREIHDGPAQMLANLVLRTEIVERMLVKQEFGLVQAEVVDLKGQVRNSLEEMRKVIFNLRPMALDDLGLIPTMRKYVHDYEEKTKIRTTFETRGKEHRLSSAMEAAVYRLIQEALSNAAKHAYPSYVLVEITYQAQLIKIVVKDNGLGFNVQKVKTDSGNRESFGLVGMRERVELLEGRLEIESAENQGTTIVIHIPTNVEMGKE; translated from the coding sequence GTGGAATTTCAAGCCGATGCGATTGATCGCGTGATTAAAAACACCATCGAAGTGATGGTCAGCAGCAAGTATCAGATTTTCGAAATATTGCAGGTTGCACGCGATGAGCTTATCGCACTAACTAAAGAACTGCAGCGGGTTTTGGAAGAAACGGATGAAACAATACTAAAGGTTGACAAACTGGAGATGAACTATCACCGCTCCCGAATCCGGCTGACCGAAGTCAGCCGGGATTTTGTCCGCTTTTCGGAGAAGGATATCCGTATTGCTTATGAAAAGGCGACGGAGCTACAGCTTGAGCTCATGATGACGAGGGAGAGAGAAGTTTATCTTCGTAGCAGGCGTGATGAGTTGCAATTACGTGTACGCAGTGTAGAGAATTCGGTGGAACGTGCGGAATCGATAGGTTCGCAAATGAGTGTTGTTGTTGAATATTTATCTGGAGAACTGGGACAAGTGACGAGAATTGTTGAATCCGCCAAGAATCGACAAATGATTGGACTCAAGATAATCCTGGCTCAAGAGGAAGAACGTAAAAGAATTGCCCGGGAAATTCATGATGGTCCTGCTCAAATGCTGGCGAATCTAGTCCTTAGGACGGAAATTGTAGAAAGAATGCTGGTAAAGCAGGAATTTGGGCTAGTGCAGGCCGAAGTAGTAGACTTGAAAGGGCAAGTTCGTAACAGCCTGGAGGAAATGCGCAAGGTTATTTTTAATTTGCGTCCGATGGCACTCGACGATTTAGGACTGATTCCGACAATGCGGAAGTATGTGCATGACTATGAGGAGAAGACGAAGATCCGGACCACTTTTGAAACAAGGGGTAAGGAGCATAGGCTGTCGTCAGCAATGGAAGCGGCCGTATACCGTCTCATTCAGGAAGCACTATCCAATGCGGCGAAACATGCCTACCCGAGTTATGTATTGGTGGAAATAACATACCAAGCGCAGTTGATCAAGATCGTCGTCAAAGATAATGGTTTAGGCTTTAATGTGCAAAAAGTGAAGACTGACTCAGGCAATCGTGAGAGCTTCGGTCTTGTAGGGATGCGGGAGCGTGTGGAACTGCTTGAAGGAAGACTCGAAATTGAATCAGCCGAGAATCAAGGCACTACAATCGTAATCCATATTCCGACGAATGTGGAAATGGGAAAGGAGTAA